CGTCTTGCCGGCTCCGTTCCTCCCGAGCAGCCCGACGATCTCGCCCCTGCGCAGCGACAGGGAGACATCGAAGAGGATGTGGCTCAGCCCGTAGTAGGTGTGGATCCCCCGGACCTCCAGCATCACCCGTCCTCCCCGAGGTAGGCGCTCTGGACCTCTCGGTTCCGCCGCACCTCCTCGCAGCTCCCCTGGATCACGGTCCCCCCCCGCACCATCACCATGATCCGGTTCGCGATCTCGAAGACGACCGCGAGGTCGTGCTCGCAGAACAGGATCGTCAGGCCGTGCTCCTCGGAAAGCCTCCGGATGAGGTGGATGCAGCGCTTCGTCTCCTCCGGCGCCATCCCGGCGGTGGGCTCGTCGAGGATCAGCAGCTCCGGCTTTCCGCTCAGCGCGACGGCGATCTCGAGCACCTTCTGATCCCCGTGCGAGAGCAGGTCGCTCTCGACGTCCCGTTTTTCGTAGAGTCCGACGTTCCGGAGGATCCCGTGCACCTCCTCCGCCGCCATGTCCCGCACCGTGGCGAAGATCCGGAAGGTCTTCCGCTCCCGCGCGAGCACCGCGATCTGCACGTTCTCGAAGACCGAGAGGCGCGGGAAGATGTTCACGACCTGGAAGGACCGGGTGATCCCCATCCGGCAGAGGAGATGGGGCGCGACCCCGCCGATCTCCCGCCCCTGGAACAGGATCCGGCCCGAGTCGGCGGACAGGTGCCCCGTGATGAGGTGGAACAGCGTCGTCTTCCCCGCGCCGTTGGGGCCGATGACCGCCACGATCTCCCCGGCCTCCACGTCGAGGTTCGCACCGTTCACGGCCCGGAAGCCGTCGAACGACTTGACGGCCGATTCCACCCTAAGCATGACCGGTCTCCGCCCGCCGGAAGCGCCGGACGACAGCCCCAAGCACTCCCTCCGGCAGGAAGATGATCACCAGCGTGAGGAGGATGCCGAGGAACAGGTGCCAGTACTGGAAGTGGATGCTGACGTAGGTCCGCAGGAGCATCAGGATCGAACTCCCCACGAGCGGCCCGAAGAAGGTGTACATCCCCCCGAGCAGGCACATGATCAGCACCTCGAGGGAGTAGGTCCAGAACATCATGTCGGGGAAGACCGACGTGTCGACCACGACGAAGAGGGAGCCGGCCACTCCCCCGAAGAACCCGGCGATCACGAGGGCCGCGAGCTGGTGCAGCTTCACGTGGATCCCGATGGCCGACGACCGGACCGGGTTGTCCCGGATCCCCTCCAGCGCCTTCCCGAAGGGGGAGCGGACGATCCGGTACAGCGCGAACAGGCTGGCCGCCGTCACGATCAGGGTGTAATAGTAGGCCCCTGTTGTCGAGGAGAGCAGGTCGGGCAGCGGGATGCCGTGGATCCCGTCGTCGCCGCCGGTGAAGGAGTACCACCGGTAGACCGTCGCCCAGACGAGCGATCCCAGGGAGATCTGGAGCATGCCGAAATAGAGCTTCGAGAGGCGCACGCAGACGATCCCGATCGCCAGGGAGAGCAGCGCCGCCAGCAGCGGCCCCGCGAGGAACCCGAGCGCGGCCGGCATCCCGCTCCGCGTCAGCATCAGGGCCGTCCCGTAGGCGCCGATCCCGTAGAACACGGCGTGGTGGAACTGGTAGAGGCCGCCGTACCCGATGGCAAGGTTGAGACTGGTCGCGAGAAGCCCGGTGAGCAGGAGGATCGAGACGATGTAGACGTGGAACCGGGGGGCGAACTGCGGCAGGGCGGCGAGCAGGACCAGCAGGAGGATCGCGGCGGCATGTTTCCCCTTCATCGCGCCGTCACCAGGCCGACCGCAGAAGGCCCTTCGGCCGGAAGACGAGCACGACGACGACCGCGAGGTAGGGGAAGACGATCCCGAACTGCGGCCAGACCAGGATGCCGAGCGACTGGGTGAGCCCGAAGATCAGCGAGCCCAGCAGGGCCCCCCAGATGTTCCCCAGACCCCCGATGATCACGATCAGGAAGGCCTCCATGATGAGCGAATGGTCCATCCCCAGGGAAATGCTGACGATGGG
The window above is part of the Deltaproteobacteria bacterium GWC2_65_14 genome. Proteins encoded here:
- a CDS encoding ABC transporter ATP-binding protein — protein: MLRVESAVKSFDGFRAVNGANLDVEAGEIVAVIGPNGAGKTTLFHLITGHLSADSGRILFQGREIGGVAPHLLCRMGITRSFQVVNIFPRLSVFENVQIAVLARERKTFRIFATVRDMAAEEVHGILRNVGLYEKRDVESDLLSHGDQKVLEIAVALSGKPELLILDEPTAGMAPEETKRCIHLIRRLSEEHGLTILFCEHDLAVVFEIANRIMVMVRGGTVIQGSCEEVRRNREVQSAYLGEDG
- a CDS encoding ABC transporter permease, giving the protein MKGKHAAAILLLVLLAALPQFAPRFHVYIVSILLLTGLLATSLNLAIGYGGLYQFHHAVFYGIGAYGTALMLTRSGMPAALGFLAGPLLAALLSLAIGIVCVRLSKLYFGMLQISLGSLVWATVYRWYSFTGGDDGIHGIPLPDLLSSTTGAYYYTLIVTAASLFALYRIVRSPFGKALEGIRDNPVRSSAIGIHVKLHQLAALVIAGFFGGVAGSLFVVVDTSVFPDMMFWTYSLEVLIMCLLGGMYTFFGPLVGSSILMLLRTYVSIHFQYWHLFLGILLTLVIIFLPEGVLGAVVRRFRRAETGHA